A single region of the Acanthopagrus latus isolate v.2019 chromosome 11, fAcaLat1.1, whole genome shotgun sequence genome encodes:
- the colgalt2 gene encoding procollagen galactosyltransferase 2 — protein sequence MCAVGAAGVGVLWALLVAVVPGGVSELATLVQERVNPESSLLKPKVMIAIVARNAAHSLPHYLGCIERLEYPKERIAIWAATDHNGDNTTAMLREWLKSAQHVYHYVEWRPMEEPRSYTDEWGPKHWPPSRFNHVMKLRQAALKSARERWADYILFVDSDNLLTNPRVLNLLMAENLTLVAPMLESRSLYSNFWCGITPQGYYKRTPDYQPIREWKRLGCYPVPMVHSTYLLDLRRESSKDLAFYPPHPDYSWAFDDIMVFAFSARQAGVQMYVCNREHYGFLPVPLKAQQNVDDESESFIHTITEALIDHDIEPSQHLYAPPLLQDKIGFDEIFLINLKRRLERRTRMFKTMTALGLHPTLTDAVDGKALNSSQLQALGIEMMPHYKDPYSGRVLTRGEIGCFLSHHSLWVQVLERGLDRVLVLEDDVRFEPRFKRRLQAIMEDIDKAQLDWDLIYVGRKRMQVQQPEQSVDGVNNLVVADYSYWTLGYALSQQGAKKLLAADPFTRMLPVDEFLPVMFNKHPNTDYMSYFEPRDLKAFSVEPLLIYPTHYTGEPGYISDTETSTIWDDEAVATDWDRQHARKTAQQGRIHQVAQNSVTGDSPPPAARASRDEL from the exons ATGTGTGCGGTCGGGGCCGCGGGAGTCGGTGTGCTGTGGGCGCTGCTGGTCGCTGTGGTGCCCGGCGGCGTGTCGGAGCTGGCCACGCTGGTCCAGGAGAGGGTGAATCCCGAGTCCAGCCTGCTGAAGCCGAAGGTTATGATCGCCATCGTGGCTCGCAACGCGGCGCACAGTCTGCCACACTACCTGGGCTGCATCGAGAGGCTGGAGTACCCCAAGGAGCGCATAGCGATCTG GGCAGCAACAGACCATAATGGGGACAACACCACTGCCATGTTGAGAGAATGGCTGAAGAGCGCCCAGCACGTCTACCATTATGTGGAGTGGAGACCCATGGAGGAGCCGAG GTCCTACACAGATGAGTGGGGTCCGAAGCACTGGCCTCCTTCGAGGTTTAACCACGTGATGAAGCTGAGGCAGGCGGCGCTGAAGTCTGCCAGAGAGCGCTGGGCTGACTACATACTa TTTGTAGACAGTGACAACCTGCTGACAAACCCCCGTGTGCTCAACCTGCTGATGGCCGAAAACTTGACCCTGGTGGCTCCCATGTTAGAGTCGCGCTCGCTCTACTCCAACTTCTGGTGCGGCATCACCCCGCAG GGCTACTACAAGAGAACCCCGGACTACCAGCCAATCAGGGAGTGGAAGCGGCTCGGCTGTTACCCCGTTCCCATGGTGCACAGCACGTATTTATTAGACTTGCGTCGCGAATCCAGCAAGGACCTGGCCTTCTACCCTCCTCACCCGGACTACAGCTGGGCGTTTGACGACATCATGGTGTTTGCTTTCTCGGCACGTCAAGCAG gtgtgcagatgtatgtgtgtaacAGAGAGCACTACGGTTTCCTGCCCGTCCCTCTCAAAGCTCAGCAGAACGTGGACGATGAAAGCGAGAGTTTCATACACACCATCACGGAGGCTTTGA TCGACCACGACATCGAGCCCTCTCAGCACCTGTACGCTCCACCATTACTGCAGGACAAGATAGGTTTTGATGAG ATTTTCCTCATCAACCTGAAGCGACGACTGGAAAGAAGAACCAGGATGTTTAAAACAATGACTGCACTGGGTCTGCACCCCACGCTGACAGACGCAGTGGACGGCAA ggctCTCAATTCGTCCCAGCTGCAGGCGCTGGGGATCGAGATGATGCCGCACTACAAGGACCCATACTCTGGTCGAGTCCTGACCAGGGGAGAGATTGGTTGCTTCCTCAGCCATCACTCTTTATGGGTGCAG GTGCTTGAGCGTGGCCTCGACAGGGTGCTTGTTTTAGAGGACGACGTGAGGTTTGAGCCCAGGTTTAAGCGAAGGCTGCAGGCCATCATGGAGGACATAGACAAAGCCCAGCTGGACTGGGACCTCAT CTACGTGGGGCGTAAGCGCATGCAGGTGCAGCAGCCGGAGCAGTCCGTGGACGGTGTGAACAACCTGGTTGTGGCTGACTACTCCTACTGGACTCTCGGCTACGCGCTGTCACAGCAGGGAGCCAAGAAGTTGCTGGCTGCTGATCCCTTCACAAGGATGCTGCCCGTCGACGAGTTCCTGCCCGTCATGTTCAACAAACACCCCAA CACTGACTACATGTCTTACTTTGAGCCACGGGACCTGAAGGCCTTCTCCGTGGAGCCGCTGCTCATTTACCCCACCCACTACACCGGAGAGCCGGGCTACATCAGCGACACAGAGACCTCAACCATCTGGGACGACGAAGCTGTGGCCACGGACTGGGACCGGCAGCACGCCCGCAAGACGGCGCAGCAGGGCAGAATCCACCAAGTGGCGCAGAACAGCGTCACTGGAGACTCGCCGCCTCCCGCTGCTCGAGCCTCGAGGGACGAACTCTGA